The Nostoc cf. commune SO-36 genomic sequence GGTAAAGCCGATGGATGCTCAGGAATTAAAAAAGACGATTCAGGCATTTGTGGATTACTGGCTTGAAGCCAATACGCCGCCCGTCTTGGATTAATTTGTTTGTATTTTGTTAATCAGGCAGTAGGGATATCAGGATAATAAAAGAGATCGCTCAGAGGGCACAGCGACACTTTCCTCTTTGAGTCACTGTGTTTGCTTGTCTCTGGTAGATGTTTTTTCCCCATCTTCCTGTTTTTACTAGTTCTATTGCTTTAGATTTACTAAATAATTTAGATTTTATTTATACTTATTTTATATTATTTTTAGAATTATGCAATAAAAACCCAATCTGGATAAAAGGGATCTATATGGCTCCCCGATCCTCACAACCTTATGTTGGACATACGGACGCTACTTATCATCGATGATAGTGCCGCAGATCGGAAAATTTATCGTCGATATCTTTTGAAAGATCCGCACCAGTCCTACCAGATTTTGGAGGCAGACTGTGCAGAAGAAGGACTTGCTTTGTGCCAAAAAGTACCCTGCGATGTGATTCTGCTGGATTTTTGCCTACCTGATATGAGTGGGTTAGAACTCTTCGATCAGATGCAGCAGGAGATATTTAAAACTTCTGTGCCAGTGATTATGTTGACAGGGCGGGGTGATGAAGAGATCGCTGTGCAAGTAATGAAACGGGGTGCTTTAGATTATTTAGTCAAGCAACATCTGACACAAGATGTACTGCAACTAGCAGTCCGTAATGCCATTAGACAATCGTCCTTGCAAGCCCAACTGATCAAAACTCAAGAGCGTCAACGCCTAATTGCCACGACTGCTTTACGAATTCGCCAGTCTCTAAACTTAGAGCAAATTTTGAATACAGCTGTAGCCGAAGTACAGCAACTTCTGAAGTGCGATCGCGTGATGGTATATCAGTTCGCCCAGATACAGATGGTAAAATAGTTGCCTCATCAGTAGCAGTGTGCGATCGCATTGAGGCTGGGGACAATGGCACAAGGATACAAGGAGACAGAGTATTGATAACTAGGGAAGAGTTTTCCCAATCCCCAATTCCTTATATCTATGAGCTAGGTTTGTGTAATTGTGTCAGCCTAAAAGAGCAATTTAATACTAAGGCAAGTCTGGTGGTTCCCATTAATCTGAGTAACAATGGGAACCCAACCCCCAAACTTTGGGGTTTATTGATTGCTCACCATAATTCTGGGGAGCGACAGTGGCAAACTGATGATGTAGAGATGCTCAACGAAGTTTCAGTGCAATTAGCGATCGCTATCCAACAGGCAGAATTGCTAGCCCAAACTCAAGCAGCCCTTGCCAAAGAAAAGCAACTAAATATATTTAAATCTCAAATTATTGCAACGGTTTCCCATGAATATCGAACGCCGCTAACTTCAATTCTTGCTGCTGCATCAACTTTGGTAAAACATAGCCAGCAACTAGACGAGTCTAAACAGCAGAGGTTTTTGGGAATCATTGAACAGAAAACAAGGTATATGTCCAAACTCGTGGATGATATGCTTTTGGTTAACCAATTGGAACTAGGAAAACCTGAGTTTAAACCAATTGCATTAGATTTGCTACAATTTTTTTCTGACCTTATAGAACAAGAGCGAGAAACAGCAGGCGATCGCCACGAATTAATTTTTAAAATTACAGGAAATAACCACGGATTTTGGGGCGATCGCGGACTTTTGCAGCAGATTTTTATTAACTTAATGTCCAATGCAATTAAGTACTCTCCAGATGGAGGTACTGTGGAATTCCACCTCGTTGGCAAAGAATCAGAAGTTATCTTTTATATCAAAGATCAGGGAATCGGTATCCCGATCGCAGATCAAGAAAATTTATTTCAATCTTTCAGTCGTGGAAGTAACGTTGACACAATTCCTGGTACAGGTTTGGGGCTAGCGATCGCTAAAGCTTGTGTGGAGTTACATGGTGGCAATATTACCTTGTCTAGTGAAGTGGGGCAAGGAACTAAAGTTACAGTTAGCTTACCGAAGATATCCCCAACTGGTCAACTATCCCCATCATCTACTTAACGACTTGCAAAAAATAAGTTATCCCCAATTATTTTACGTAACCTGCCGATTTTATGCAGCGATCGCACTACCATCAGAATTAATAGGAGCATATAGCGATCGCAATTTCATATCCCCAGCTTCAGATATTTTAATTCTAATGTAGTCTCCGAAATAGCAAATGCGAACCCCGGAGTAGCAAATGCGAACCCCGGAGTAACAAATGCGAACCCCGGAGTAACAAATGCGAACCCCGGAGTAACAAATGCGAACCCCGGAGTAACAAATGCGAACCCCGGAGTAACAAATGCGAACCCCGGAGTAACAAATGCGAACCCCGAAATAACAAATGCGAACCCCGAAATAACAAATGCGAACCCCGAAATAACAAATGCGAACCCCGAAATAACAAATGCGAACCCTGAAGTAACAAATGCGAACCCTGAAGTAACAAATGCGAACCCCGAAGTAACAAATGCGAACCTCGAAATAACAAATGCGTTGGCGTAGCCCGCCGCAGGTATCGCTCCCCGGATATTTACTAAACTAGCCAGAATTAACGATACAATCATTAAAAAATACCCAAAAAATACTTAAGCGATTCATCATGGCAGCAATATCTAATGTTCAGGTGACGATTTCTCTAGCTGAACTAGGTTTAGACGATGAGGAATTGCAAACAGAAGTAGAAAATTTATTACCTCAGTTAAGAGAAGTAGATGGCGTAGAAGATGCAGATTTAGTTGCAGTGGAAAACGCACCCAAGGGTACAAAGAGCATCAGTGGCTTTGTGTGGGGGTTGTTAAATGCACAAGTTAACGCCGCTAATATTAAAAC encodes the following:
- a CDS encoding response regulator, which translates into the protein MLDIRTLLIIDDSAADRKIYRRYLLKDPHQSYQILEADCAEEGLALCQKVPCDVILLDFCLPDMSGLELFDQMQQEIFKTSVPVIMLTGRGDEEIAVQVMKRGALDYLVKQHLTQDVLQLAVRNAIRQSSLQAQLIKTQERQRLIATTALRIRQSLNLEQILNTAVAEVQQLLKCDRVMVYQFAQIQMVK
- a CDS encoding GAF domain-containing sensor histidine kinase, which produces MCDRIEAGDNGTRIQGDRVLITREEFSQSPIPYIYELGLCNCVSLKEQFNTKASLVVPINLSNNGNPTPKLWGLLIAHHNSGERQWQTDDVEMLNEVSVQLAIAIQQAELLAQTQAALAKEKQLNIFKSQIIATVSHEYRTPLTSILAAASTLVKHSQQLDESKQQRFLGIIEQKTRYMSKLVDDMLLVNQLELGKPEFKPIALDLLQFFSDLIEQERETAGDRHELIFKITGNNHGFWGDRGLLQQIFINLMSNAIKYSPDGGTVEFHLVGKESEVIFYIKDQGIGIPIADQENLFQSFSRGSNVDTIPGTGLGLAIAKACVELHGGNITLSSEVGQGTKVTVSLPKISPTGQLSPSST
- a CDS encoding sugar ABC transporter permease; its protein translation is MAAISNVQVTISLAELGLDDEELQTEVENLLPQLREVDGVEDADLVAVENAPKGTKSISGFVWGLLNAQVNAANIKTLFNFLGDRFGNKPIKLLVKASADGSRELNLEASSREEFEFALQKAQEFIKNQSNSNDG